The nucleotide sequence TTTTCGCATCAAGTTTGCGGTCATAATGGACATAGCTGCCAATTCCAGCCGGCATTCCTTCGACGATTACTTCAACGGTTCCGCCGATCGAGTCGCCGTTCTTTTTCGTCTCGTCAATCAAGTCGGTCATTTGCTGCGTTACAGAAGGATCTGCACAATAAACGGCATCATTTTCTACAATTTCACGAATTTCTGCCGCTGATTTTCCAAGGTAGCTTTCCGGATTCACTTTTATGCCACCAATTTCTGTTACATGGGCAATAATTTCCACGCCCAGCTGCGCAAGCAATTGTTTGGCTACCGCCCCAACAGCTACACGTACGGTTGTTTCCCGTGCAGAAGAGCGTTCCAGCACGTTGCGAAGGTCACGGTGGCCATATTTCATCCCGCCGTTCAAATCGGCATGTCCAGGACGGGGACGCGAAAGCTGGCGTTTCACTTCATCTGTATCTTCAATGGGCTCAATGCCCATAATATTCGTCCAGTGTTTCCAGTCATCGTTTTTCACCACTAACGCTACCGGTGAACCGAGCGTTTTGCCGTGGCGCACGCCTGACACAATTTCAACTGTGTCTTTTTCAATCTGCATTCTCCGGCCGCGTCCATGTCCGCCTTGCCGCCTTTTCAATTCTTTGTTGATCATTTCTGCAGTCAACGGCAATTGTGCCGGCAACCCCTCGATAATGGCCGTCAATTGCGGACCGTGTGATTCTCCTGCTGTTAAATAACGCATGACACTTTCTCCCTTCAACGCACTAAAGTATTTATGTATCACTATAACATATAGTATTTCATCAATTCTATCCCAAATTCAGATAAAGTGAAACTTCAATCAATTGGGAATTTTAACCTTCATCGTTCTTTCATTGATTGCCTCCCTGCTTTTTTAACTGTTATTGCGCAATAAAAAAACTGCCCTATAGATTGGGCAGTTGAGCAAGGAAACAAATGATTTCATATGTAAGACAGCTGAAACCGCATCAGAGGAGAAAATTTTGGATCCCCCGCCTCAGCCGAACGCTTTCTTCGTGCTGGA is from Planococcus liqunii and encodes:
- the aroC gene encoding chorismate synthase, giving the protein MRYLTAGESHGPQLTAIIEGLPAQLPLTAEMINKELKRRQGGHGRGRRMQIEKDTVEIVSGVRHGKTLGSPVALVVKNDDWKHWTNIMGIEPIEDTDEVKRQLSRPRPGHADLNGGMKYGHRDLRNVLERSSARETTVRVAVGAVAKQLLAQLGVEIIAHVTEIGGIKVNPESYLGKSAAEIREIVENDAVYCADPSVTQQMTDLIDETKKNGDSIGGTVEVIVEGMPAGIGSYVHYDRKLDAKIAAAVMSINAFKGVEFGLGFEMARKPGSEVHDEIQWAEGAGYTRKTNNLGGFEGGMTTGMPIIVRGVMKPIPTLYKPLQSVDIESKEPFQASIERSDSCAVPAASIVAEHVVAWEVANALLEQFDADQMPRLKENLQNYLNYIKEF